Proteins encoded within one genomic window of Besnoitia besnoiti strain Bb-Ger1 chromosome II, whole genome shotgun sequence:
- a CDS encoding UDP-sugar pyrophospharylase (encoded by transcript BESB_039100): MATICKDEEWQRRLQGMSQAHLLPSSAAPEDIHRLCIQLQQADNTYPGGLSAYISRARDLLAASKAGANPFEGFTAYKPAGEKVTLPSPLFDTLETVGSKELKACAFVLVAGGLGERLGYSGIKIGLPCETTTGKTFAQLYCEYIAAIENAPEAHGATQQNGHNAAEASVPLAIMTSDDTHDRTIELFESHDFFGLKRSQVVFMKQGKVPALLDNDANIATSAEDPFRVIMKPHGHGDVHTLLHQHGLVEKWKHEGKKWIIFFQDTNPLIFRALAATLGVSKEHNFAMNTVAVPRKAAEAMGAICNLKKVDGSSITINVEYNVLGPLLEAQGSADVANEEGFSQFPGNTNALVFAVEPYCSVLQRTGGTVPEFVNPKYKDSAKTSFKSPTRLECMMQDFPRLFSASDPVGFTELERWFCYSCVKNNVADAAAKVKQGIPPECALSGEADVYRNNARLLAFAAESAGAATVQVGDEAQPQLVSANGLSYPMGPRIVLAPSWAVAERDMRARLQGATTLRISPTSTLVVEGDVFIKHLELDGAAVLCAAPGAKLVVEKLVVKNEGWPLKVLEHAKDAPVTTAMRGFVFERKQTFVGENKEPGSVKVIFEEAQSLAQAP; encoded by the exons ATGGCGACAATCTGTAAAGACGAAGAGTGGCAGAGACGCCTCCAGGGCATGAGTCAGGCGCACCTTTTGCCCTCCAGTGCTGCGCCAGAAG ACATTCATCGGCTGTGTattcagctgcagcaggccgaCAACACCTACCCGGGCGGTTTGTCTGCGTACatttcgcgcgcgcgggactTGTTGGCGGCGTCCAAGGCTGGCGCGAACCCGTTCGAGGGCTTTACCGCTTATAAGCCGGCGGGAGAGAAAGTGACTTTGCCCTCACCTCTGTTTGACACGTTGGAAACGGTAGGCTCCAAAGAGCTTAAGGCGTGCGCGTTTGTGCTCGTCGCGGGGGGCTTGGGTGAGCGCCTGGGGTACAGCGGCATCAAAATCGGCCTGCCTTGCGAGACGACGACTGGGAAGACTTTTGCGCAGCTATATTGCGAGTACATCGCTGCCATTGAAAACGCACCCGAGGCACACGGGGCAACTCAGCAGAACGGCCACAACGCCGCTGAGGCGTCGGTCCCCCTCGCAATCATGACGTCCGATGACACACACGACAGAACCATCGAGTTGTTCGAGTCGCACGATTTCTTTGGCTTGAAGAGAAGCCAGGTCGTCTTCATGAAGCAGGGTAAGGTGCCCGCGCTGCTTGACAACGATGCCAACATCGCGACCAGCGCAGAGGACCCGTTCCGCGTGATCATGAAGCCGCACGGACACGGCGATGTTCACACCCTGCTGCACCAGCACGGCCTCGTCGAGAAGTGGAAGCACGAAGGGAAGAAATGGATCATTTTCTTCCAAGACACAAATCCTCTCATCTTCAGGGCGCTGGCTGCGACCCTAGGCGTCTCCAAGGAACACAACTTCGCGATGAACACTGTCGCCGTCCCTCG aaaggcagcagaggccaTGGGCGCCATCTGCAACTTGAAAAAGGTGGACGGCTCGAGCATCACGATCAACGTCGAGTACAACGTCTTGGGGCCTCTTCTTGAG GCCCAAGGCAGTGCAGACGTTGCGAACGAGGAGGGCTTCAGCCAGTTCCCCGGCAACACGAACGCGCTTGTCTTCGCCGTTGAGCCCTACTGCTCAGTTCTCCAACGAACCGGCGGCACTGTACCGGAGTTTGTGAACCCGAAGTACAAG GACagcgcgaagacgagctTCAAGTCGCCCACGCGGCTGGAGTGCATGATGCAAGACTTCCCTCGTCTCTTTTCGGCGAGCGATCCG GTTGGCTTCACGGAGCTGGAGCGCTGGTTTTGCTACAGCTGCGTGAAGAACAACGttgccgacgcggcggcgaaggtcAAGCAGGGCATTCCACCAGAGTGTGCGCTGTCTGGAGAGGCGGACGTGTACCGAAACAAcgcccgccttctcgcgtttgccgcagagagcgccggcgccgcgaccgtgCAAGTTGGAGACGAAGCCCAGCCGCAGCTGGTGTCTGCGAACGGCCTCTCCTACCCCATGGGACCGCGCATcgtcctcgcgccctcgTGGGCGgtagcagagagagacatgcgcgcgagactccagggggcgacgacgctcAGGATCTCGCCCAC GTCGACTTTGGTCGTTGAGGGGGACGTTTTTATCAAGCACCTCGAGCTAGACGGTGCCGCAGTTCTGTGTGCTGCTCCAG GCGCGAAACTCGTCGTCGAGAAGTTGGTCGTGAAGAACGAAGGCTGGCCCCTGAAAGTGCTTGAGCATGCGAAAGACGCGCCGGTCACGACTGCGATGCGTGGCTTCGTGTTTGAGCGCAAGCAGACGTTCGTCGGAGAAAACAAAGAGCCGGGATCCGTGAAGGTGATCTttgaagaggcgcagagtctcgcgcaggcgccttaG